tattccaTGATCTTTAATGAGATAATTTTTAGACATACAAATACATGTCTTTATTTAGACcataaacataaagaaaattatttataaacttGATGTTGAGTCAATGtacaatacataaattaatttttctaactacactttttatactaataaatataattttaggtATTAATTGTACAAAGAGTTTCGAACACATGCATTAGATTGATTACTAACATAACTACCTCTTAAATCCCTCTCAAAACATTTCCCATTTCACATAGcaaataattattctttttcataCACCAAATCAAATACTGTATAAGAAATAATTTCGATTGTCAACGTATATAACTAATGCAAGCATGCACTACtaatatactatataatattattattatacaccATACTTAacaatttctattttaatttccCGCCTGAATTTAAAGATTACATAGAGTGTAATACTAGTAGCAAGAAGAAAAGAATTGGCGCCAATTTGAACAAACTAAAAACCGACGTTTAACTAACTACATTCTAGATAACAAGTAGAGTATATAGTTAGTTATTCTTTGTAAACTCAAAACAGAGTGATTCTTGAGTATTCATTCATCCATATTACTCGTCTCTTTGCTTCGATTAGCATTCTATTTGTGTTGTTAATGCTTTTCTGAAACAAACCCGATTTCCAATAGAAGAGGACGAAGCTTTTGAGAAGTTAAAAATGTTAACTAATACACTCTATTCATCGTTATTGACCCTAACTGTATTTTAATTTCCACTGGATTTTAAAGAATAGGCGGCAATTAGAAACTGAATTGTTAACTAACTATAAATACATAACAAGTAGAGTATCCATCCATTCCCctgttttgaagaagaaaatttgtTAAAGATGTTGATTTTGACGACATTGGTATCGTTGAAGGAGAGAATGGACGAATTTATGTTCATCAAGTTGGCTAATGCTCATCATCCAAATGATCAATTCCATAGACGCCACCAAGTGTTTATGACAAGAATTAGGATCATCAATTGGATTATTGTTCTTTTCACTTTCATCTCCGTCCTCTGTTTTGCCGCCTTCATATTCTATTGTGGTatacttctttctctttctttgttggTTGCTAATTTTCTTCATGAAAATGGCTCTACGGACGTCTGTTGTTGTTACCATTGCTACGATTCTCTTCTTACTCTACGTTTTGATTTACACCAGTTTTCTTGGTAAGCATGGGGTCTGAATTTCTCTGTTTTtggttcttctttttttgattttgtggaGTTTCATAAATGGGGTTTTTTCGATGTTCATAATCTTTGGTTTGAATGTTTTTACAGTGAGAAATGCAAACAGAGTGCAAAACTTGATCGCTGTTGATGATCAAGAGTACGATTTGGATCTCTATCAGGAAACAGAGTACAAAACTCCACTGAGAAATTTCAACTTGAAGGTCAACAATGGAGGAAATGAAATGCTTGAATGTCTGAATCAAAGTCGACTTCATATTGTCTCTTTGGCATCAGTTCATGATCTATCGTCAATATCGAATTTGAAGGTCAACAATGGCGGAATTGTTGAGCAGGAATATCTGAATCACAGTGCTCCAGTTCATCTCATCTCTTTCGCATCAGTTTCACCAACAATGCCGCCGACATTTCCACCCCCAACGCCGTCGTTCTCAACCACAGCAACGTCATCACCTCCGCCACCGTCGCTGACACAGCGCCAAATCCAAGAACAGCAACTGAACAACATCTTACAGGCATTAATCGGAGCAGGGGATTTCGTGGGGTGGGCTAATTTGTTATCTTCAGCAGATTTATCATCTCTCCCACTCACTGCCACCTTCTTCATCCCTGGAAAAACCGCCATGGCAGATCATCAAACAGTTGGTGTGCAAAACTTAGACCCATTATTAATCGCTTATCACATAATCCCACAACGCCTTTCTTTCTCTGATCTTCAACAGCTCAAACCCAACACACGAATCCCAACTCTTTTGCCTTCAAAATTCATCATCGTCACCAACAATTCATTATCCAATTTCACCATTGATGGGTCTCAAATCACATACCCAGATCTATACGTTAGTCTTGCTTTCACATTTCATGGGGTCGATAAAATTCTTGAATACTCTGTTAATAATGCTGAACCCCTGTTATCTCCTCCTGTTGAAAGTCCACCAATACCTGATGCTCATTCAACCCCCAGTCCCCCATTAAAGCCGAAATTTCCACCATTTTTTCCTGCAAGAGGAAGAGGTTCTggttcaaatatttcattttccaTTGAGAAATTGATGGTTTTTTTGAGTGTTGGTATCTTTTTGCTGCAGTGATGAAGATCAATGCActgctctgttttttttttcttgaatcagCTCTGTTATGGTGAATTCATGAAGAAATGAGAAACTTCAGCAAGATTGgaacttttttttagttttaattctgTCTGTTTTGCTTAATTGCAGAGTTAATGTTCTAATAATGTGATTAAGGTATAAGTTTAGTTTCAAACGAAGCATTTCTAAATTTATGCCATATAAATTAGATTGTATTTAGAGATATTTTGATTAAcgaatttttaataaatgagCGAAATGGACAAAAATCAAAgacaattattatatacattggatataagaaaaagaattagtttttcaaactaaaatcactacaaattttgaaactaaataaaaatatttcaaaattacaataattaataattttacaaatataaaaaataaaatgtttgacACTTAAAGTTTAAATACGTCATATAAATTTAGTGGAGGGAGCACAAAATAAATGTGTTGGCTTTGGAAACATAAATTATGGTATGATTTTTGGACAAACAACACAAATTTCACTATTTCAAGAGTTGGTTAATTagatttatattaatttgtaaTCTTATGTTTCTTACAATACTTCTCTTAGAATACATGTTTTCTAGATACATGTTATTTCagataaataagataaaaattaggtgtaattaatttaagaaatacTGTATCTAAGTAGATTTATATGTACTCAATATATCTCACTCGTGATTATTCTCTCTCTGTGTGTACCCATATTTGAGAATGTATTTGATTTACACGTGTctgaaatacataaaatatctcTCTTATCTCTCTCCCTATTTCAATATATccaatataaaaaatacatatatatatatatatgtatctgatgataaaaataattaattagtaaaattatatataattatttcaaactatatCGAAAATTAATAAAGATGACAGAAGTATTTGTATAAATAACTTTTCCTAGTATAAAGGAATAAATTATTATGGGCCCGTCCCGTTTTGGCATTTTGAAGTTAGGACTTTATGAATTCACAAGCCCAAATTCCATCCAAAGGTAGCTGGATCTGAATAACTGTTTTGCTTTCACTCTCGGAAAATTACTCCGGCGAATCCTTTGGAAAATTACTCCGGCGAACAAATGGAATCATCATCACTGCTCTTCAACCAGCTCAAGGTTTCAAAATTTCgatgttattttcttaaaagttgTTCATTTTCACATCTTGCTTAAACACTAACTGCTTGATTACTGTTTGAATTCGGAAAAAAAAATCAGGCAGCAGAGCCATTTTTCTTACTAGCAGGTCCAAATGTGATTGAATCTGAGGATCACATTCTTTACATGGCCAAACACTTGAAGAATATCACTTCAAAGTAACTTTCTCATCTCTCTTACAGTTTCATTTGTGATTTTGGAATGTATTCATTTGTTTTAACTAGTGGATTTTGCAATTTTATGTATTTCACCAGTTTAGCTCTAAGGAATGGTATTTGATCGTATGGTCCAGTTTGAGGttcattattgttgtttttcatTATGAATTTAGAGGATATTTggacataaatttaaaataaaaatatccaggagtgaaatttgaaaaaaaaagaagtagtaATTTGTTTTCAAGATGGAAATGGTATTTGGAAATTGGAGTTGTTTTTGGATATGTATACAaattagagttttttttaataatggtgAGTGATTTGGagttaaaaatatgatttttggagttattcaattccagaaaatattaacaattcTGTGGCAAAACAGTTCTGCTGGAAAACATCTATGGCCAAACGAGCACTTAATGATTgagttatcttttttttaatatagacTTGGGTTGAAGTTTGTGTTCAAGTCGAGCTTTGACAAGGCTAATCGAACCTCGTCTAAATCATTCCGTGGTCCTGGCTTGGCTGAAGGCTTGAAGGTATAACAGTGCCACTACTTTGCCGAAATCATCAGGCACTTTAATTTCTGGAAGAATATCACAGTACTTTGGTTTCATGTTGGTTTTTTAAACTCCTATAtcagttttaaaaatatgtatattgtaAATGAAGGTCTCTAATCCTTCTTTTCTTGTGATATAGTTTTGCAGCCTGGTTTAATATGTTATATTCCATCTCATGCATGAATTCCACTGTTACGTAAACCCTTCCAGCAAATAACCTATCACTTTCCCCCCTTTGTTGCAGATCCTTGAAAAGGTGAAAACAATATATGACATACCCATTGTAACTGATGTTCATGAATCTATTCAGGTAAAATTTGTTTGCATATATTAGTGGCACTATGCCATTTATAACTAAAACTTTTGTGCTGATATTCTGTTTGATCCAGAATTTTGATGATCTAACTGCAAATATTCACTTAGGAAATTATATAACTTCTGTAAATAAATTGTGCATGGTTTTttattcacattcatatttattactCTGAAGTTTAATGACCAACTTAATGTTTTTCCATTCCACAAAGTACTTTTTTTTGCATCATATTCCTCATTTCTGACTCTTCTgagaacgtcatggatgttgtGCTCTATGGTTGGAGGCATTTAGCTCTAATTATTCTCCCCTTTCTAACATAATGACGGAGAAGATTACAAAAACTTTATGTGTTGTTGGTTGAACTGACACTTTATTTGTCAGAAACATATTATGCAAAAAAAGTAGTCGAGTATCTGCGTAATGTGATATTTCCagttcatttattcattttgtgTAACTGCTCATCATTGAAAAGTGGTGGTCCAGAAGTAGTTCCCCTTCCAATATGAACTGCATCTAACAATGTTTTTTCAGTGTGAAGCAGTTGGCCGGGTTGCAGATATAATTCAAATTCCTGCTTTCTTATGTAGGCAGGTTATAATCTTCATTTTCAGAAAgatgtttttactttttctgccaaaattttaaatagatttCTCAGGAAGCAGCCATATTGATCTACTTTTTGGCTTTTAATGACAGACCGACCTACTTGTTGCAGCTGCCAAGACTGGAAAAGTTATTAACATTAAGAAGGGCCAGTTTTGTGCTTCTTCAGTAAGTGacattcctttttctttttttactggATCAATCAGTAAGTAATGTTTCTCTTTTCAGTTTTGTTTTAGTTCTCCTTTCACTTTCCCTTGTCAAAACCACTAAACTTTTATCCATTATCTTGGATGCACTCATGGGTTTATATTCTGTCCATTTTCTACTTATGCTACAATGTTCTCAGGTGATGGTAAATTCTGCTGAAAAAGTGAGATTGGCTGGAAATCAAAATGTCATGGTGTGTGAGAGAGGAACAATGTTTGGCTATAGTAAGTTTTCTTCAGTTTGTTTCTTCTTATTAACTTTGTCTAGTTGGATGAAAGCAAGTCTCTGAGAAGTTATTTTCAGTTTTTTATATGCCGGAAAGGAAGGTCTTCAAGATTTACATGTACATTATGAGTAATTTTCTGCACTGATCTTCTAATGGTCAAGGCTAAACAAAGAATAAGTAGGAGACATGTTCTCAGTGTTAATGAAAGTCGCATCAAAGGTCAGATGCAAAATGATTCTGGGGTGGGGACCAGGGTGGACAGAAGCAAATCCATTATTCATTTTACTTCAAACAATTACGTAGAGTAACTCCTGATTAAACAGTACAAGAAAGACGTATAGGTAGATGGGGTGGATATTCCTCTCCCTGTCGCTTCCCGAAGCATAATTGTTCCCAAACTCGGTAAGGAGGAGGCAGGATTCTGCAGGTATTTAAATCTAACATATATTATCTGACTCTGCAGATGACTTGATTGTAGATCCCCGGAACTTTGAGTGGATGAGGGAGGCCAATTGCCCTGTTGTAAGAGTCTTATTTATGACTTTATGACTGTATTTTAATACTCTATTCCCAGATAAAATAGCTTGAGGAATCcacttacatatatatatatttttttgatgtaCTTTTTCTCATTTACATTCTTTGTTCTCAGGTTGCTGATATAACTCATTCATTACAACAGCCAGCAGGCAAAAAGGTGCATTGTTCTTTTACCCTTTCCTTTGAGAGTACTGAAAATCCTTAGATGAGTCTTTGATACGTATGCAACTGATAAAAGGGAAAGGAAAGGAGAAATTATTCTAATTAACCATAGCATATCAGTACTGGATACATGCAGTTTATTGCCAACACTCTGAGTCCATGACTATGACTCAGGgcatt
The DNA window shown above is from Solanum lycopersicum chromosome 11, SLM_r2.1 and carries:
- the LOC104644785 gene encoding uncharacterized protein, which produces MFIIFGLNVFTVRNANRVQNLIAVDDQEYDLDLYQETEYKTPLRNFNLKVNNGGNEMLECLNQSRLHIVSLASVHDLSSISNLKVNNGGIVEQEYLNHSAPVHLISFASVSPTMPPTFPPPTPSFSTTATSSPPPPSLTQRQIQEQQLNNILQALIGAGDFVGWANLLSSADLSSLPLTATFFIPGKTAMADHQTVGVQNLDPLLIAYHIIPQRLSFSDLQQLKPNTRIPTLLPSKFIIVTNNSLSNFTIDGSQITYPDLYVSLAFTFHGVDKILEYSVNNAEPLLSPPVESPPIPDAHSTPSPPLKPKFPPFFPARGRGSGSNISFSIEKLMVFLSVGIFLLQ
- the kdsA gene encoding 3-desoxy-D-manno octulosonic acid-8-phosphate synthase, producing the protein MESSSLLFNQLKAAEPFFLLAGPNVIESEDHILYMAKHLKNITSKLGLKFVFKSSFDKANRTSSKSFRGPGLAEGLKILEKVKTIYDIPIVTDVHESIQCEAVGRVADIIQIPAFLCRQTDLLVAAAKTGKVINIKKGQFCASSVMVNSAEKVRLAGNQNVMVCERGTMFGYNDLIVDPRNFEWMREANCPVVADITHSLQQPAGKKLEGGGVASGGLRELIPCIARTAVAVGVDGLFMEVHNDPLSAPVDGPTQWPLRHLEELLEELVALGRVSKGKQQFKIDLTPFCD